Proteins encoded by one window of Halosolutus amylolyticus:
- a CDS encoding DUF2267 domain-containing protein: MNFDEFTGTVQHRLELPDTGRTVRAIRATLMTLGQRLPEGNAADLAGSLPLEIRWYLTGAVQEHGQRFDWQEFVERVSEIEGVDPPEAAYHARVVVDLVETAVPPSDFQQLRDQLPESEGDENWRKLFEVVDAGGWGAAEEAQTGGGPQPEATGETDPESTDGGPE, encoded by the coding sequence ATGAATTTCGACGAATTCACCGGGACGGTTCAGCACCGCCTCGAGCTTCCGGACACCGGCCGAACAGTGCGGGCGATCCGGGCGACCCTCATGACGCTGGGGCAGCGACTCCCCGAGGGAAACGCCGCCGACCTCGCCGGCTCGCTCCCGCTCGAGATCAGGTGGTACCTGACCGGTGCAGTTCAGGAACACGGCCAGCGGTTCGACTGGCAGGAATTCGTCGAACGCGTCAGCGAGATCGAGGGCGTCGATCCGCCGGAGGCGGCCTACCACGCCCGGGTCGTCGTCGACCTCGTCGAGACCGCGGTTCCCCCGTCCGACTTCCAGCAACTCCGCGATCAGCTCCCCGAGAGTGAAGGCGACGAGAACTGGCGCAAACTCTTCGAAGTCGTCGACGCTGGCGGGTGGGGAGCGGCCGAGGAGGCACAGACCGGGGGCGGCCCGCAACCCGAGGCCACGGGCGAGACGGATCCGGAGTCGACGGACGGCGGACCGGAATGA
- a CDS encoding universal stress protein, translating to MPPIDDAIESVLLPTDGSDGALAGAKRGLDLAVAAGADVHVLSVVDTSEVEGVSGIFEDDTDEARAAIEAEAETAVETVARAAEKRDPDLEVTTTVERGKPFRIIESTVDAAGIDVVAMGTRGRAGLERVVLGSVTENVLRTAPVPVLAVPPEAGDVELTTETTENVLLPTDGSEGAEVAVDWGVTLADAFDAMLHTIYSADTSRFTGSAEPGTILTKLEREGEDALGTVRDRARAAGVSVTGTVATGPPARAVLNYADEHAIDLLAIGTHGRSGLERKLLGSVTENVVRNADVPVLCVPMSHD from the coding sequence ATGCCACCGATCGACGACGCGATCGAGTCGGTTCTGTTGCCGACCGACGGGAGCGACGGCGCGCTCGCGGGAGCGAAACGCGGCCTCGACCTGGCTGTCGCGGCCGGAGCGGACGTTCACGTCCTCTCGGTCGTCGACACCTCGGAGGTCGAGGGCGTCTCCGGGATCTTCGAGGACGACACCGACGAGGCGCGAGCGGCGATCGAGGCCGAGGCCGAGACGGCCGTCGAAACCGTCGCGAGGGCGGCCGAAAAGCGGGACCCGGATCTCGAGGTTACGACGACGGTCGAACGTGGGAAACCGTTCCGGATCATCGAGAGCACCGTCGACGCGGCCGGGATCGACGTCGTCGCGATGGGGACGAGAGGCCGAGCGGGACTCGAACGGGTGGTGCTCGGGAGCGTCACCGAAAATGTACTTCGAACCGCTCCCGTCCCGGTGCTCGCGGTCCCGCCCGAAGCGGGGGACGTCGAACTGACCACCGAAACCACGGAGAACGTCCTCCTCCCGACGGACGGAAGCGAGGGCGCCGAGGTCGCCGTCGACTGGGGAGTCACCCTCGCGGACGCGTTCGACGCGATGCTCCACACGATCTATTCGGCCGATACGAGCCGATTCACGGGGAGCGCAGAGCCCGGAACGATCCTGACGAAACTCGAGCGCGAGGGCGAGGACGCGCTCGGAACGGTCCGCGATCGCGCGCGAGCGGCCGGCGTCAGCGTCACGGGAACCGTCGCGACCGGCCCGCCCGCCAGGGCGGTCCTGAACTACGCCGACGAGCACGCGATCGATCTCCTCGCGATCGGAACGCACGGTCGCTCCGGACTCGAGCGGAAACTCCTCGGGAGCGTCACGGAAAACGTCGTCCGCAACGCCGACGTGCCGGTCCTCTGTGTCCCGATGAGCCACGACTAA
- a CDS encoding cupredoxin domain-containing protein — translation MTDSDRMSRRTMLMITGAAGMTALAGCGGSDNGDGNGGGNGDENGAADADWESVEEFYFNGQISHWGAEEPAFLEGEENPTITLIEGQEYTFRWYNNDGVQHNMEIRNEDDDVVEDYQSDDVSEEGEEASIEGVTATQEMATYICQYHETTQVGDIEVQSE, via the coding sequence ATGACAGACTCCGACCGAATGTCGCGACGAACGATGCTGATGATCACCGGTGCAGCGGGCATGACGGCGCTCGCCGGCTGTGGTGGCTCGGATAATGGGGATGGAAACGGTGGCGGCAACGGTGACGAAAACGGGGCCGCCGACGCGGACTGGGAGAGCGTCGAGGAGTTCTACTTCAACGGGCAGATCTCCCACTGGGGGGCCGAGGAACCGGCCTTCCTCGAGGGCGAGGAGAACCCGACGATCACGCTCATCGAGGGTCAGGAGTACACCTTCAGGTGGTACAACAACGACGGGGTCCAGCACAACATGGAGATCCGCAACGAGGACGACGACGTCGTCGAGGACTACCAGAGCGACGACGTCAGCGAGGAGGGCGAGGAGGCGTCGATCGAAGGCGTCACCGCGACCCAGGAGATGGCGACGTACATCTGCCAGTACCACGAGACTACGCAAGTGGGTGACATCGAGGTCCAGTCCGAGTGA
- a CDS encoding HAD family hydrolase — protein sequence MTLVAFDFDDTLAQSDPGILLGREYDVASETRGLVEQGLRDEIDFETSLRGRVSLLEGMPERRVETAFDRCQLRDGAAELIADLRRSDVSVAIVTGSFERGVEATLDRAGIAVDHLVANRLVLENGALTGDVEGPVLDDRKDRSLGELAVAEGEDLDRTIAVGGGATDLPMLRAAGTAVGFDPVPLVEQHCDVVVPSMRKLRLYFDQHDIVDADGT from the coding sequence ATGACGCTCGTCGCCTTCGACTTCGACGACACGCTCGCCCAGTCCGACCCGGGTATCCTCCTCGGGAGAGAGTACGACGTTGCGAGCGAGACGCGTGGGCTCGTAGAGCAGGGGCTGCGTGACGAGATCGATTTCGAGACCAGCCTTCGAGGGCGCGTCTCGTTGCTCGAGGGGATGCCGGAACGCCGGGTCGAAACCGCGTTCGATCGGTGCCAGTTGCGTGACGGCGCCGCCGAGTTGATCGCGGATCTGCGACGATCCGACGTGTCCGTGGCGATCGTCACGGGGAGTTTCGAACGGGGCGTCGAGGCGACGCTCGATCGAGCCGGGATCGCGGTCGACCACCTCGTCGCGAATCGACTCGTGCTGGAAAACGGGGCGCTGACGGGCGACGTCGAAGGCCCCGTGCTCGACGACAGGAAAGATCGGTCACTGGGCGAACTCGCCGTCGCCGAGGGGGAGGACCTCGACCGGACGATCGCGGTCGGTGGCGGGGCCACGGATCTCCCGATGCTCCGCGCTGCCGGGACCGCAGTCGGGTTCGATCCGGTGCCGCTCGTCGAACAGCACTGCGACGTCGTCGTACCGTCGATGCGAAAACTCCGGCTCTACTTCGACCAGCACGACATCGTCGACGCTGACGGGACCTGA
- a CDS encoding dienelactone hydrolase family protein, translating to MAPRSETLVSIPVDDVTLEGMLEIPADAPGVVVFAHGSGSSRKSPRNNFVADVIRDRGLGTLLFDLLTEEEDRIRDNRFDIPLLTDRLVAATEWLWDREATRDASVGYFGSSTGAASALRAAARLQDAVDAVVSRGGRVDMASDVLDEVRAPTLFIVGGGDTQVLELNREAKAQLSCEKDLHVVEGAGHLFEGEGELEEVADVAADWFARTVK from the coding sequence ATGGCACCGCGATCGGAGACCCTCGTATCCATCCCGGTCGACGACGTGACACTCGAAGGTATGCTCGAAATCCCGGCGGACGCGCCGGGGGTGGTCGTCTTCGCTCACGGGAGCGGGTCCAGCCGAAAGAGCCCTCGTAACAACTTCGTCGCCGACGTCATCCGCGATCGGGGACTCGGGACCCTGCTGTTCGACCTGCTCACCGAGGAGGAAGACCGGATCCGCGACAATCGCTTCGACATCCCGCTGTTGACAGACCGTCTCGTCGCGGCTACCGAGTGGCTGTGGGATCGCGAGGCCACTCGTGACGCGTCCGTCGGGTACTTCGGCTCCAGTACAGGAGCGGCGTCCGCGCTCCGGGCAGCGGCGCGCCTGCAGGACGCCGTCGACGCCGTCGTCTCGCGCGGCGGCCGCGTCGACATGGCGTCCGACGTCCTCGACGAGGTTCGGGCACCGACCCTGTTCATCGTCGGCGGTGGCGATACCCAGGTGCTCGAACTCAACCGCGAGGCCAAAGCTCAGCTTTCCTGTGAGAAGGACCTGCACGTCGTCGAGGGAGCAGGGCACCTCTTCGAAGGGGAGGGCGAACTCGAAGAAGTCGCCGACGTGGCAGCCGACTGGTTCGCCCGGACGGTGAAATAG
- a CDS encoding universal stress protein, with protein sequence MTFVVPFDGSELAEAALVRAVEYASVLDEEVVAVSVVPERKRYAREKGWIGEDESYDVDAVVGRLRDQVQALAPDATFEYERIREFPPESKLAGHIERLALEHDPSVVFLGSDNVGRVVTPLTSVGVHIAADESYDVFVVRQPEPPKVDAIEPHPEFYGREDSA encoded by the coding sequence ATGACCTTCGTCGTCCCGTTCGATGGATCGGAGCTCGCAGAGGCCGCCCTCGTCAGGGCCGTCGAGTACGCGTCAGTCCTCGACGAGGAAGTTGTGGCCGTCTCGGTCGTCCCGGAACGGAAGCGCTACGCGCGAGAAAAGGGCTGGATCGGGGAAGACGAGTCGTACGACGTCGACGCGGTCGTCGGACGCCTCCGCGACCAGGTCCAGGCGCTCGCGCCGGACGCGACGTTCGAGTACGAGCGAATTCGCGAGTTTCCCCCCGAATCGAAACTCGCCGGCCACATCGAACGGCTGGCCCTCGAGCACGACCCGAGCGTCGTCTTCCTCGGGAGCGACAACGTCGGCCGGGTCGTGACCCCGCTGACGAGCGTCGGCGTCCACATCGCCGCGGACGAATCCTACGACGTGTTCGTCGTTCGCCAGCCCGAGCCACCGAAGGTCGACGCGATCGAGCCTCATCCCGAGTTCTACGGGCGGGAGGATTCGGCGTAG